Part of the Streptomyces sp. HSG2 genome, ATGTACAACGTCGAACGCCAGCGCGTCGGTCTCGCCCTGCCCCCGGGGCCGGTCTACTACGCGCTCGCCCCCCTCTTCCACATCACCGGTCTCGTCGCCCAGATGGGGGGCTGTCTGAACAGTGTCGGCACGCTCGTGCTCACCTACCGCTTCGAGACCGGCGTGGTGCTCGACGCCTTCGTCGAGCACCGTCCGCACTTCACGGTCGGCCCTTCCACCGCGTACATGGCGCTGGCCGCCCACCCGGCGGTGACCCGGGACCACTTCGACTCCTTCGTCGTGGTCTCCTCCGGAGGCGCGCCGCTGCCGCCCACCCTCGTGGACGGGTTCCGTGAGCGCTTCGGTCCCTACATCCACAACGGCTACGGGCTCACCGAGTCCACCGCGCCCATCGCTTCCGTCCCACCCCACCTCCGTGCCCCGGTGGACCCGGTCTCCGGGACGCTCGCGGTCGGCATACCCGGGCCGGACACCCTGGTGCGGATCCTCGACGAGGAAGGCGCCGAGGTGCCGTTCGGAGAGCGAGGGGAGATCGTCGCGAGCGGGCCCCAGGTGGTCCCCGGATACTGGAGGTGCCCGGAGGCGACCGAGCGGACCTTCCCCGGCGGCGAACTGCGCACCGGGGACATCGGCTTCATGGACCCGGAGGGCTGGCTCTACGTCGTCGACCGCAAGAAGGACATGATCAACGCTTCCGGGTTCAAGGTCTGGCCCAGAGAGGTCGAGGACGTCCTCTACACCCACCCGGCGGTGCGTGAGGCAGCCGTGGTGGGCGTACCCGACCCGTACCGGGGGGAGACCGTGAAGGCCTGCGTCAGTCTCCGGCCCGGAGCGGTCGTCGCCCCCGAGGAACTGGTCCGCCACTGCGAGGAGCGGTTGGCCGCGTACAAGTACCCGCGCCAGGTGGAGATCCTGCCCGAGTTGCCGAAGACGGCGAGTGGGAAGATTCTCCGTCGGGAACTGCGCTCGGCCTCCCGGCACGAGTAGGCGAGCGTGGGCCCGCCCGTGGCGCGCGCCCGGGGAGACCCGCGGCGCCCCGGCGGGGGCCGGGTCCGGGGTGTCACGGGCGACGGCGAGACCGAGCGAGACGAGAGGCAGGTGGCGACAGTGCCCCGGAACAGGGAAGGGGACGGCGCGCCGGTGCCGCGACGGCTGCTCGCCGCCGCCACCCGGCTCTTCGCCGAACAGGGCTACGACAGGACGTCGGTCCAGGAGATCGTCGAGGCGGCGGGGGTCACGAAGGGCGCGCTGTACCACTACTTCGGTTCCAAGGACGATCTGCTGCACGAGATCTACGCGCGAGTGCTGCGGGTCCAGCAGGAGCGCCTGGACGCCTTCGCGGACGCGGACGGCCCGATCGAGGACCGGCTCCGCGCGGCGGCGGCGGACGTCGTCGTCACGACGATCGAGAACCTCGACGACGCGTCGATCTTCTTCCGCTCCATGCACCACCTGAGCCCGGAGAAGAACAAGCAGGTACGGGTCGAGCGCCGGCGCTACCACGAGCGGTTCCGCGCCCTCGTGGAGGAGGGCCGGCGGGCCGGCGTCTTCTCCGGCGACACCCCGGCCGACTTGGTCGTGGACTACCACTTCGGGTCGGTCCACCACCTGTCCACCTGGTACCGCCCCGACGGCCCGCTCGGGCCGGAGCAGGTCGCGGCCCACCTCGCGGATCTGCTGATGCGGGCCCTGCGACCGTGACGCACCGGTCGCCGGCCGGGCTACCGGCCTGCGACCGGCGACGGGTCATCGGTACCGACGCAGCTCGCGCCGGGCCAGCGACCGCTGGTGCACCTCGTCGGGCCCATCGGCGATCATCAGGGTCCGCGCCCCCGCGTAGAGCTCGGCCAACGGCAGGTCCTGGCCGACACCGGCCGCGCCGTGGAGCTGGATGGCCCGGTCCAGGATGTCGACGACCGCGCGGGGCGTCGCGATCTTGATCGCCTGGATCTCGGTGTGGGCTCCCTTGTTGCCGACCGTGTCCATCAACCAGGCGGTCTTCAACACCAACAGGCGGAGCTGTTCCACCGTCACGCGGGCGTCCGCGATCCAGTTGTGGACGACACCCTGGCGGGCGAGTTCCTTGCCGAAGGCGGTCCGTGACACCGCCCGCTCGCACATCGCCTCGATCGCCCGCTCGGCCATGCCGATCAACCGCATGCAGTGGTGGATCCGCCCCGGACCGAGCCGCGCCTGGGCGATGCCGAAACCGCCGCCCTCCTCGCCGACGAGGTGCGACACCGGCACCCGGACGCGGTCGAACAGGACTTCCGCGTGCCCACCGTGCCAGTGGTCCTCGTAGCCGAAAACCCGCATCGCCCGACGGATGGTGACCCCGGGCGTGTCCCTGGGCACCAGGACCATCGACTGCTGACGGCGCGGGTCCGGAGCGTCGGGATCGGTCTTGCCCATCACCACGAAGACCTGGCAGTCCGGGCTCATCGCCCCGGAGATGTACCACTTGCGGCCGGTGAGGACGTACTCGTCCCCGTCCCGCTCGATCCGCGTGGTGATGTTCGTGGCGTCCGACGAGGCGACATCCGGTTCGGTCATCGCGAACGCCGAGCGGATCTCGCCCGCCAACAACGGCTCCAGCCACCG contains:
- a CDS encoding acyl-CoA dehydrogenase family protein encodes the protein MDFAYDARTEELRRRLTDFMTEHVHPAERVAHEQRATLASPWENPPVVEELKAEARRRGLWNLFLPDAEHGAGLTNLQYAPLAEIMGRSPQLAPTATNCAAPDTGNMELLAQFGDETQRQRWLEPLLAGEIRSAFAMTEPDVASSDATNITTRIERDGDEYVLTGRKWYISGAMSPDCQVFVVMGKTDPDAPDPRRQQSMVLVPRDTPGVTIRRAMRVFGYEDHWHGGHAEVLFDRVRVPVSHLVGEEGGGFGIAQARLGPGRIHHCMRLIGMAERAIEAMCERAVSRTAFGKELARQGVVHNWIADARVTVEQLRLLVLKTAWLMDTVGNKGAHTEIQAIKIATPRAVVDILDRAIQLHGAAGVGQDLPLAELYAGARTLMIADGPDEVHQRSLARRELRRYR
- a CDS encoding AMP-binding protein; the encoded protein is MNAVGYADRPWRHLLTEAQKAPVRPRDSLVHALRGAVVEAPDRPFLAYFDGRLTYRQVDELSDGVAGHLAGRGLEPGDRIAVLLQNSPHFVLAVLGAWKAGAVVVPVNPMYKSGEVGHVLRDSGAVALICSDRAWDPSLRRTAAESSVRIVLTACELDFQSRGDTRVLTFRRTPPAEDAEDLVAAARTGHRPSPHAAPSPDDIALISYTSGTSGTPKGATNTHRNVMYNVERQRVGLALPPGPVYYALAPLFHITGLVAQMGGCLNSVGTLVLTYRFETGVVLDAFVEHRPHFTVGPSTAYMALAAHPAVTRDHFDSFVVVSSGGAPLPPTLVDGFRERFGPYIHNGYGLTESTAPIASVPPHLRAPVDPVSGTLAVGIPGPDTLVRILDEEGAEVPFGERGEIVASGPQVVPGYWRCPEATERTFPGGELRTGDIGFMDPEGWLYVVDRKKDMINASGFKVWPREVEDVLYTHPAVREAAVVGVPDPYRGETVKACVSLRPGAVVAPEELVRHCEERLAAYKYPRQVEILPELPKTASGKILRRELRSASRHE
- a CDS encoding TetR/AcrR family transcriptional regulator, coding for MPRNREGDGAPVPRRLLAAATRLFAEQGYDRTSVQEIVEAAGVTKGALYHYFGSKDDLLHEIYARVLRVQQERLDAFADADGPIEDRLRAAAADVVVTTIENLDDASIFFRSMHHLSPEKNKQVRVERRRYHERFRALVEEGRRAGVFSGDTPADLVVDYHFGSVHHLSTWYRPDGPLGPEQVAAHLADLLMRALRP